In the genome of Xanthobacteraceae bacterium, one region contains:
- the phoU gene encoding phosphate signaling complex protein PhoU, whose protein sequence is MASHIVTAFENELREISRKVAEMGGLAEKAVVDSTDALIKRDSILAQRVIAADTRLDQLQREIEDDAITLIARRQPLAVDLREVVSAIRICNDLERVGDLAKNTAKRVLALKGEYQAIALLRGVEHMSEIVLEQLKEVLDAYGARDAERAMAVWKRDGAVDDLYTSLFRELLTYMMEDPRQITMCTHLLFAAKNVERIGDHATNIAETIHYLVVGEQLTDERPKADTSSLTNVSFPRV, encoded by the coding sequence ATGGCAAGCCATATCGTTACCGCCTTCGAGAACGAACTCCGCGAAATCAGCCGCAAGGTTGCCGAAATGGGCGGCCTCGCGGAAAAAGCGGTGGTCGACTCCACCGACGCGCTGATCAAGCGCGACAGCATCCTGGCCCAGCGCGTGATCGCCGCCGATACGCGGCTCGACCAGTTGCAGCGCGAGATCGAGGACGACGCCATCACGTTGATCGCTCGTCGCCAGCCGCTCGCGGTTGATCTGCGTGAAGTCGTTTCCGCTATCCGCATCTGCAACGATCTGGAGCGGGTCGGCGATCTCGCCAAGAATACCGCGAAGCGCGTGCTTGCGCTCAAGGGCGAATATCAGGCGATCGCTTTGCTGCGCGGTGTCGAGCACATGAGCGAGATCGTGCTCGAACAGCTCAAGGAAGTGCTGGATGCCTACGGTGCGCGCGACGCCGAGCGCGCGATGGCGGTCTGGAAGCGCGACGGTGCGGTGGACGATCTCTACACCTCGCTGTTCCGCGAACTCCTTACCTACATGATGGAGGATCCGCGCCAGATCACGATGTGTACGCACCTTCTGTTCGCAGCGAAGAACGTCGAGCGCATCGGCGACCACGCCACCAACATCGCCGAAACCATCCATTACCTCGTGGTCGGCGAGCAGTTGACGGACGAGCGCCCGAAGGCGGATACGTCGAGCCTGACCAACGTATCCTTCCCGCGCGTCTGA
- the phoB gene encoding phosphate regulon transcriptional regulator PhoB, producing the protein MKTKILVVEDEEALSVLLRYNLESEGYEVETVARGDEAEIRLKENLPDVVVLDWMLPGLSGIELCRRLRARSETERLPILMLTARSEETERVRGLSTGADDYMVKPFSVPEFLARVKALLRRASPEQIAAQLKSGDIELDRERKRVHRGEREVHLGPTEFRLLEFLMTSPGRVFTREQLLNAVWGRDVYIDERTVDVHIGRLRKTLTRGKEADPIRTVRGSGYSFNERFSENAA; encoded by the coding sequence ATGAAGACGAAAATACTGGTCGTCGAGGACGAAGAAGCGCTTTCCGTTTTGCTTCGCTACAATCTGGAAAGCGAAGGCTACGAAGTCGAAACCGTCGCTCGCGGCGACGAGGCGGAAATCCGGCTGAAGGAAAACCTGCCGGATGTCGTGGTGCTCGACTGGATGCTGCCCGGCCTTTCCGGCATCGAACTCTGCCGCCGGCTGCGTGCGCGTTCCGAGACGGAGCGCCTGCCGATCCTGATGCTGACCGCGCGCAGCGAAGAGACCGAGCGCGTGCGCGGGCTTTCCACCGGCGCCGACGACTACATGGTGAAGCCGTTCTCCGTGCCGGAGTTTCTGGCGCGCGTGAAGGCGCTGCTACGCCGCGCCAGCCCGGAACAGATCGCGGCGCAACTCAAATCCGGCGACATCGAACTCGACCGCGAGCGCAAGCGCGTGCATCGCGGCGAACGCGAAGTGCATCTCGGCCCGACCGAATTTCGTCTCCTCGAATTCCTGATGACCTCGCCGGGCCGCGTCTTCACCCGCGAGCAGTTGCTGAACGCGGTCTGGGGCAGGGACGTCTATATCGACGAGCGCACCGTCGACGTGCACATCGGCCGCCTGCGCAAGACGCTGACGCGCGGCAAGGAAGCGGACCCGATCCGCACCGTGCGCGGCTCCGGCTATTCCTTCAACGAACGCTTTTCCGAAAACGCAGCCTGA
- a CDS encoding GcrA cell cycle regulator: MSWNDERVELLRKLWNDGLSASQIAAELGGITRNAVIGKVHRLGLSGRAKSPSTSVPRIRKPRASNGGGVMRPRMRFAGNTALSPDYERAPEQDLDPLANVVPIGPRVSITELNESTCRWPVGDPGAEDFGYCGAKPKTGVVYCPYHARIAYQPLADRRRERRAAQGR; the protein is encoded by the coding sequence ATGAGCTGGAACGACGAACGGGTAGAACTGCTCCGGAAGCTCTGGAATGACGGCCTCTCGGCCAGCCAGATTGCCGCCGAACTCGGCGGCATCACCCGCAATGCCGTGATCGGCAAGGTACACCGGCTGGGCCTCTCCGGACGCGCGAAATCGCCGTCCACCTCGGTGCCGCGTATCCGCAAGCCGCGCGCCTCGAACGGCGGCGGCGTGATGCGCCCGCGGATGCGCTTCGCCGGCAACACTGCGCTGTCCCCCGACTACGAGCGCGCACCGGAACAGGACCTCGATCCGCTCGCGAACGTGGTGCCGATCGGGCCGCGCGTCTCGATCACGGAACTCAACGAGAGCACTTGCCGCTGGCCGGTGGGCGATCCGGGCGCGGAAGACTTCGGCTACTGCGGCGCCAAGCCGAAGACCGGTGTGGTCTACTGCCCCTATCACGCGCGCATTGCCTACCAGCCGCTGGCGGACCGCCGCCGCGAACGGCGCGCCGCGCAGGGCCGCTGA
- a CDS encoding aspartate aminotransferase family protein has product MTIVAISPVLPTYSRAEISFERGEGAWLTATDGRKFLDFGSGVAVNALGHAHPALVKAISEQAQKLWHVSNLYRIPEGERLAKRLVENTFADTCFFQNSGAEAMECSIKMARKYHAVSGHPERYQIITFDGAFHGRTLATIAATGNEKYLEGFGPRMPGFVQVKFGDLDAVKKAITNETAAILIEPVQGEGGVRVPPPGFIKALRELCDTHGLLLMFDEVQTGVGRTGKFFAYEWTGVTPDIMAVAKGIGGGFPLGICLATAEAGKGMTPGTHGSTFGGNPLAMAVANAVLDQVLAPGFLDHVQKMALFAKQRLAELKDTHKAIIAEVRGEGLLLGLKTVVPNGEFVTVSIGEGLLTVAAGENVVRLLPPLIVTEIEINEAISKLSAACRKLEAATTKGAA; this is encoded by the coding sequence GTGACGATCGTGGCCATTTCGCCGGTTTTACCCACCTATTCGCGCGCCGAAATCAGTTTCGAGCGCGGCGAAGGCGCGTGGCTGACCGCGACCGACGGCCGGAAGTTCCTCGATTTCGGTTCCGGCGTCGCCGTGAACGCCCTCGGCCACGCGCATCCGGCGCTGGTGAAGGCGATCAGCGAGCAGGCGCAGAAGCTCTGGCACGTCTCGAACCTTTACCGGATTCCGGAAGGCGAGCGGCTGGCGAAGCGCCTTGTCGAAAATACGTTCGCCGACACCTGCTTCTTCCAGAACTCCGGCGCGGAAGCGATGGAGTGCTCGATCAAGATGGCGCGGAAGTATCACGCCGTCTCCGGCCACCCGGAGCGCTACCAGATCATCACCTTCGACGGCGCGTTCCACGGTCGCACGCTTGCGACCATCGCCGCGACCGGCAACGAGAAGTATCTCGAAGGCTTCGGCCCGCGCATGCCCGGCTTCGTGCAGGTGAAGTTCGGCGATCTCGACGCGGTGAAGAAGGCGATCACGAACGAAACCGCCGCGATCCTGATCGAGCCGGTGCAGGGCGAGGGCGGCGTGCGCGTGCCGCCGCCGGGATTTATCAAGGCGCTGCGCGAGCTTTGCGATACGCACGGGCTGCTGCTCATGTTCGACGAGGTGCAGACCGGCGTGGGCCGCACCGGAAAATTTTTCGCCTACGAATGGACCGGCGTGACGCCGGATATCATGGCTGTTGCGAAAGGCATCGGCGGCGGTTTCCCGCTCGGCATCTGCCTTGCCACTGCGGAAGCGGGCAAGGGCATGACGCCGGGCACGCACGGCTCCACCTTCGGCGGCAATCCGCTGGCGATGGCGGTCGCGAACGCAGTGCTCGATCAGGTGCTCGCGCCCGGCTTCCTCGATCACGTGCAGAAGATGGCGCTGTTCGCGAAGCAGCGGCTCGCGGAATTGAAAGACACGCATAAGGCGATCATCGCGGAAGTGCGCGGCGAAGGGCTGCTGCTCGGCCTGAAAACCGTGGTGCCGAACGGCGAATTCGTGACCGTCTCCATCGGTGAGGGTCTACTCACCGTCGCGGCTGGCGAGAACGTGGTGCGCCTGTTGCCGCCGCTGATCGTCACCGAAATCGAAATCAACGAGGCCATTTCAAAACTGTCTGCGGCGTGCCGGAAACTCGAAGCGGCGACGACCAAGGGAGCCGCGTAA
- the argF gene encoding ornithine carbamoyltransferase, whose product MSTNGVHHFLDLSEFSGKTLREILSLAANLKARRDSDPKKPLAGRKLALIFEKPSTRTRVSFDVAMYELGGHSIMLTGAEMQLGRGETIADTARVLSRYVDAIMIRILNHKSLQELAAHATVPVINGLTKLSHPCQVMADVMTFEEHKGSIKGKKVAWTGDANNVLTSWVHAAARFDFELNVASPRDFAAKPPVVKWAKESGAAIRFMRDPEEAVEGADCIVTDTWVSMGDKEAKRRHNILKPYQVNRALMKHAKPDAIFMHCLPAHRGEEVTDDVIDSPQSVVFDEAENRLHAQKGILAWCLGATAG is encoded by the coding sequence ATGAGTACCAACGGCGTTCATCATTTTCTCGACCTGTCGGAATTCTCCGGCAAGACGCTTCGCGAGATTCTTTCGCTCGCGGCGAACCTGAAGGCGCGCCGCGACAGCGACCCGAAGAAGCCGCTCGCGGGCCGCAAGCTTGCGCTGATCTTCGAGAAGCCCTCGACGCGCACGCGCGTCTCCTTCGACGTCGCGATGTACGAACTCGGCGGCCATTCGATCATGCTCACCGGCGCGGAGATGCAACTCGGCCGCGGCGAGACCATCGCCGACACCGCGCGCGTGCTCTCGCGTTATGTCGATGCGATCATGATCCGTATCCTGAACCACAAGTCGTTGCAGGAACTGGCGGCGCACGCGACCGTGCCGGTCATCAACGGCCTCACCAAGCTCTCGCATCCCTGCCAGGTGATGGCGGACGTGATGACGTTCGAGGAGCACAAGGGTTCGATCAAGGGCAAGAAGGTCGCCTGGACCGGCGATGCGAACAACGTGCTCACCTCTTGGGTGCACGCTGCCGCGCGCTTCGATTTCGAACTGAACGTCGCAAGCCCGCGCGATTTCGCGGCGAAGCCGCCGGTCGTGAAATGGGCGAAGGAATCCGGTGCCGCGATCCGCTTCATGCGCGATCCGGAAGAAGCCGTTGAGGGTGCCGACTGCATCGTCACCGATACCTGGGTCTCGATGGGCGACAAGGAAGCGAAGCGCCGCCATAACATCCTGAAGCCCTATCAGGTGAACCGCGCGCTGATGAAGCACGCGAAGCCGGATGCGATCTTCATGCATTGTCTGCCCGCCCATCGCGGCGAGGAAGTCACCGACGACGTGATCGATAGCCCCCAGTCGGTGGTGTTCGACGAAGCCGAGAACCGCCTTCACGCGCAGAAAGGCATCCTCGCGTGGTGCCTTGGAGCCACGGCGGGATGA
- a CDS encoding Hsp33 family molecular chaperone: MTSPAPVRGPLDAGRDDHVLPFQVDPLDVRGRVVRLGDALDNAISNHNYPPQVARALSEAITLAVLLGSTLKDAGRLILQTQTDGAIDFLVVDVVAPEKVRAYARFNRARLADMGKATTGQLLGNGHLAMTVEHGSASQRYQGIVALNGMSLEEAAHTYFQNSEQIPTRVRIAVGEEMRAGGKAKMRAGGLLVQFLPQESGRAQQGDIDPGDAPKGTPKHEVKEDDAWVEAKSLVETVEDHELLDSALSSERLLWRLFNERGVRVFDAQPVVAHCSCSRDRVSDMLRSFTKEDRASMVKDGKITVTCEFCGRVYPFEPDEVETEVK, encoded by the coding sequence ATGACGTCGCCCGCTCCGGTGCGCGGCCCGCTCGACGCTGGCCGCGACGATCATGTTCTGCCGTTTCAGGTCGATCCGCTCGACGTGCGCGGGCGCGTGGTGCGCCTCGGCGACGCGCTCGATAACGCGATCTCGAACCACAACTATCCGCCGCAGGTCGCGCGTGCGCTCTCCGAAGCGATTACGCTGGCTGTCCTGCTCGGCTCCACGCTGAAGGATGCGGGCCGCCTGATCCTGCAAACCCAGACCGATGGCGCGATCGACTTTCTGGTGGTCGATGTGGTCGCGCCGGAGAAAGTGCGCGCCTATGCGCGCTTCAACCGCGCGCGCCTTGCCGACATGGGCAAGGCCACGACCGGTCAACTGCTCGGCAACGGTCATCTCGCGATGACGGTGGAGCATGGTTCCGCCTCGCAGCGCTATCAGGGCATCGTCGCGCTGAACGGCATGAGCCTGGAAGAAGCCGCGCATACATACTTCCAGAACTCTGAGCAGATCCCGACCCGCGTGCGGATTGCGGTTGGCGAGGAAATGCGCGCCGGCGGCAAGGCGAAAATGCGCGCGGGCGGTTTGCTGGTGCAGTTTCTTCCGCAAGAATCCGGACGCGCGCAACAGGGCGACATTGATCCGGGCGACGCGCCGAAAGGCACGCCGAAGCACGAGGTCAAGGAAGACGACGCCTGGGTTGAGGCGAAGTCGCTGGTCGAAACCGTCGAGGATCACGAACTGCTCGACTCCGCACTCTCCAGCGAGCGGTTGCTGTGGCGTCTGTTCAACGAGCGCGGCGTGCGCGTGTTCGATGCGCAGCCGGTGGTCGCGCATTGCTCCTGCTCGCGCGACCGCGTGAGCGACATGCTGAGAAGCTTCACCAAGGAAGACCGCGCCAGCATGGTCAAGGACGGCAAGATCACCGTGACCTGCGAATTCTGCGGTCGCGTCTATCCCTTCGAGCCTGACGAAGTGGAGACGGAAGTGAAGTAA
- the apaG gene encoding Co2+/Mg2+ efflux protein ApaG: MYRAITRGVQITVTPEYSSDRSSPEDGEYFWTYTIEIVNEGDEPVQLMTRHWRITDANGRTEEVRGPGVVGKQPLLKPGERFEYTSGVPLKTSSGLMAGTYQMVTEDGDDFDAEVPAFSLDLPQAKRVVH; this comes from the coding sequence ATGTACCGCGCGATCACCCGCGGCGTGCAGATCACCGTCACGCCCGAATATTCTTCCGACCGCTCCTCGCCGGAGGACGGTGAATATTTCTGGACCTACACGATCGAGATCGTGAACGAGGGCGACGAACCGGTGCAGCTCATGACGCGGCACTGGCGCATTACCGACGCCAACGGCCGCACCGAAGAAGTGCGCGGGCCGGGCGTGGTCGGCAAGCAGCCGTTACTGAAACCCGGCGAGCGCTTCGAATATACCAGCGGCGTGCCGCTGAAGACTTCGTCAGGGCTGATGGCGGGGACGTACCAGATGGTCACGGAGGACGGCGACGATTTCGACGCCGAGGTGCCCGCGTTTTCGCTGGACCTGCCGCAAGCGAAGCGCGTTGTGCATTAG
- the metZ gene encoding O-succinylhomoserine sulfhydrylase produces the protein MTVKLPRPVPEAADLRPETRLIHSGILRSQFGENAEALYLTQSFVYDSAEQCAARFAGEDDGFIYSRFSNPTTAMFEERIRAVEGAEACRATATGMAAVTASLLCFLKAGDHVVAARALFGSCRYVIEELLPRFGVTSTLVEGTDLRAWENAIRPETRAFFLESPTNPTLEILDIAAIAKLAKKANAIFVVDNVFATPMLQSPLQLGADVVVYSATKHIDGQGRCLGGAILGSTQYVKDHLHTFMRQTGPSMSPFNAWVLLKGIETLQIRVEKAQANAHAVADWLGTQTKLTRVIYPGRVDHPQHALAKKQMKGGGTLLSFEVAGGQAAAFRFVNALRLIRISNNLGDVKSLITHPATTTHQRFSEEARAGMGIGGGLLRLSTGLEHIDDLKEDLSRGLAAI, from the coding sequence ATGACCGTGAAATTGCCCCGCCCCGTTCCGGAAGCCGCCGATTTGCGCCCGGAAACCCGCCTGATCCATTCCGGTATCCTGCGCTCGCAATTCGGCGAGAACGCGGAGGCGCTCTACCTCACCCAGAGCTTCGTCTACGACTCCGCCGAGCAGTGCGCCGCGCGCTTCGCGGGCGAGGATGACGGCTTCATCTATTCGCGGTTTTCGAACCCGACGACCGCGATGTTCGAGGAGCGCATCCGCGCGGTGGAAGGCGCGGAAGCCTGCCGCGCTACCGCGACCGGCATGGCGGCGGTCACCGCTTCGCTGCTTTGTTTTCTCAAGGCCGGCGACCATGTGGTTGCCGCGCGCGCGCTGTTCGGCTCATGCCGCTATGTGATCGAGGAGCTGCTGCCGCGCTTCGGCGTCACTTCAACGCTGGTGGAAGGAACCGACCTTCGCGCCTGGGAGAACGCGATCCGCCCCGAAACCCGCGCGTTCTTCCTCGAAAGCCCAACCAACCCGACGCTGGAAATTCTCGACATCGCGGCAATCGCAAAACTCGCGAAGAAGGCGAACGCCATCTTCGTCGTCGATAACGTGTTCGCGACGCCGATGCTGCAAAGTCCGCTCCAGCTCGGCGCCGATGTCGTGGTCTATTCCGCGACCAAGCACATCGACGGCCAGGGCCGCTGCCTTGGCGGCGCGATCCTCGGCTCGACGCAATACGTGAAGGATCATCTGCATACCTTCATGCGCCAGACCGGCCCCTCCATGTCGCCGTTCAACGCATGGGTTCTGCTGAAAGGCATCGAGACGCTGCAAATCCGCGTCGAGAAGGCGCAAGCCAACGCGCACGCCGTCGCCGACTGGCTCGGCACGCAGACGAAACTGACCCGCGTGATCTATCCGGGCCGGGTCGACCATCCGCAGCACGCGCTCGCGAAAAAACAGATGAAGGGCGGCGGCACGCTGCTTTCCTTCGAGGTGGCGGGCGGACAGGCAGCGGCATTCCGCTTCGTCAATGCGCTGCGGCTGATTCGCATTTCCAACAACCTCGGCGACGTGAAAAGCCTGATCACGCATCCGGCGACGACCACGCACCAGCGCTTCAGCGAAGAAGCGCGCGCGGGCATGGGCATCGGCGGCGGATTGCTGCGGCTCTCCACCGGCCTCGAACACATCGACGACCTGAAGGAAGACCTCTCGCGCGGGCTGGCGGCAATCTGA
- a CDS encoding 2'-deoxycytidine 5'-triphosphate deaminase: protein MESAAVHRLPQNGQGILPARAIRALADAGAITAERPFDADQIQPASLDLRLGARAWRIRASFLPLAKTPIAERLDDLALHSIALNGDGTVFETGCVYIVEVEEKIALPEDISAATNPKSSTGRLDIFTRVIGDRVPAFDTLPAGYRGTLYLEVSPRTFPILVRRGSRLSQIRFRRGEAKLDMKELAALQTREMLVNAAEPDLRGGVAVSVDLSDFGNGFAGYRAKRHTGLIDVDKRAGYDVMDFWEPLPAHPSKRLVLDPDAFYILASKEAVHVPPDHAAEMVPFDPLVGEFRVHYAGFFDPGFGHAAAGGKGARAVLEVRSREVPFILEDGQIVGRLIYERLTERPEKLYGEVGSNYQAQGLKLSKHFKPLR, encoded by the coding sequence ATGGAAAGCGCCGCCGTCCATCGTCTGCCGCAGAACGGGCAGGGCATTCTGCCCGCGCGCGCCATCCGCGCGCTCGCTGATGCGGGAGCGATTACCGCCGAGCGTCCGTTCGACGCCGACCAGATTCAGCCCGCATCGCTCGACCTGCGCCTCGGTGCGCGTGCGTGGCGCATCCGCGCGAGCTTTCTTCCTTTGGCCAAGACGCCGATTGCCGAGCGCCTCGACGATCTCGCATTACATTCGATTGCGCTGAACGGCGACGGCACGGTGTTCGAGACCGGCTGCGTCTACATCGTCGAAGTCGAGGAAAAGATCGCGCTGCCCGAAGACATCTCCGCCGCGACCAATCCGAAAAGCTCGACCGGCCGCCTCGATATTTTCACGCGCGTCATCGGCGACCGCGTTCCCGCGTTCGACACGCTGCCCGCGGGCTATCGCGGCACGCTGTATCTAGAAGTCAGTCCGCGCACTTTTCCGATACTGGTGCGGCGCGGCTCGCGGCTTTCGCAAATCCGCTTCCGCCGCGGCGAAGCGAAGCTCGACATGAAAGAACTTGCGGCCTTGCAGACGCGCGAAATGCTGGTGAATGCGGCCGAGCCGGATTTGCGCGGCGGCGTCGCGGTTTCGGTCGATTTGTCGGACTTCGGCAATGGCTTCGCCGGGTATCGTGCCAAGCGGCACACCGGGTTGATCGACGTCGACAAGCGCGCCGGGTACGACGTGATGGATTTCTGGGAGCCGTTGCCCGCGCATCCCTCGAAGCGCCTCGTGCTCGACCCGGATGCTTTTTATATTCTCGCATCCAAGGAAGCGGTGCATGTGCCGCCGGATCACGCGGCGGAGATGGTGCCGTTCGATCCGCTGGTCGGCGAATTCCGGGTGCACTATGCGGGCTTCTTCGATCCTGGCTTCGGCCACGCCGCGGCGGGCGGCAAGGGCGCGCGCGCGGTGCTGGAAGTGCGCTCGCGCGAAGTGCCGTTCATCCTCGAAGACGGGCAGATCGTCGGCCGGCTGATTTACGAGCGGCTCACCGAGCGGCCGGAAAAACTATACGGCGAGGTCGGCTCCAATTATCAGGCGCAGGGCCTGAAACTCTCCAAGCACTTCAAGCCGCTGCGCTAG
- a CDS encoding ion transporter — MERARHFLEHPKTERILAGLIILNALVLGLETSQTLMKGYGWLLEPLDHILLGIFVVEVLTRLIVTGRGFFRDPWNVFDFIVITLSLMPQTGPLSVLRALRILRVLRLVSAVPTLRRVVGGLIQSMPGIGAIAFLLTLVYYCFAVMATNLFGADFPEAFGTMGRSAYTLFTVMTLEGWNELANKVMETHPYAWLFFIPYILTTTFTVLNLFIAIIVTAMQNEADKIREAEEKEHREEQQALDSLQSKEAVILQELRALRAQVETLSGKRAPRKKKA, encoded by the coding sequence ATCGAGCGCGCCCGCCATTTTCTCGAACACCCGAAGACCGAGCGCATTCTTGCAGGACTGATCATCCTGAATGCGCTGGTGCTCGGTCTCGAAACCAGCCAGACCCTGATGAAAGGTTACGGCTGGCTGCTTGAGCCGCTCGATCACATCTTGCTCGGCATCTTCGTCGTCGAAGTGCTGACGCGCCTGATCGTTACCGGGCGCGGTTTCTTCCGCGACCCGTGGAACGTGTTCGACTTCATCGTGATTACGCTCTCGCTGATGCCGCAAACCGGGCCGCTCTCGGTGCTGCGCGCGTTGCGCATCCTGCGCGTGCTGCGCCTCGTCTCGGCGGTGCCGACGCTGCGGCGCGTGGTCGGCGGATTGATCCAGTCCATGCCGGGCATCGGCGCAATCGCGTTCCTGCTGACGCTCGTCTATTACTGCTTCGCCGTGATGGCGACCAACCTGTTCGGCGCCGATTTCCCCGAAGCCTTCGGCACCATGGGCCGCTCGGCCTATACGCTGTTCACCGTGATGACGCTCGAAGGCTGGAACGAGCTTGCGAATAAAGTGATGGAGACGCATCCCTATGCGTGGCTGTTCTTCATTCCCTACATTCTCACCACGACCTTCACGGTGCTGAACCTGTTCATCGCGATCATCGTCACCGCGATGCAGAACGAAGCGGACAAAATCCGCGAGGCCGAGGAGAAAGAGCATCGCGAGGAACAGCAGGCGCTGGATTCCTTGCAGTCGAAGGAAGCGGTCATCCTGCAGGAATTGCGCGCGCTGCGCGCGCAAGTGGAAACGCTTTCCGGCAAGCGCGCGCCAAGAAAGAAGAAAGCCTAG
- a CDS encoding DUF4395 domain-containing protein: MRALFGFGENVAGFDIPVLNEREARAGAGILFAIALVAFMNAFLVGNFAPIRAVSVIFFVDFFIRVLISPRYAPSLILGRLAVRNQTPEFTGAPQKHFAWTLGLMLATVMVVLVAGFDVRGPLNMLICVTCLTLLFFETAFGICIGCILYRVLLRRETQLCPGGACEVKIKHPIQMTGRKELAALALAAVIVAGAAVTVGSTAYVAPFAEQGPDRCKVPGYAIAMGREDLWKRRNNCP; the protein is encoded by the coding sequence ATGCGTGCACTATTCGGCTTCGGCGAAAACGTCGCAGGCTTCGACATTCCGGTATTGAATGAAAGAGAAGCCCGCGCGGGCGCGGGAATTCTTTTCGCGATCGCGCTGGTCGCGTTCATGAACGCATTTCTTGTCGGCAACTTCGCGCCGATCCGTGCCGTTTCGGTGATTTTCTTCGTGGATTTCTTCATCCGCGTGCTGATCAGCCCGCGCTATGCGCCGAGCCTCATTCTCGGCCGCCTCGCGGTCCGCAACCAGACGCCGGAGTTCACCGGCGCACCGCAGAAACATTTCGCATGGACGCTCGGCCTTATGCTCGCGACCGTAATGGTCGTGCTGGTTGCCGGCTTCGACGTGCGCGGCCCGCTGAACATGCTGATCTGCGTGACGTGCCTGACGTTGCTGTTCTTCGAAACCGCGTTCGGCATCTGCATCGGCTGCATCCTCTACCGGGTGCTGCTCCGCCGCGAAACGCAACTGTGCCCCGGCGGCGCCTGCGAAGTGAAGATCAAGCATCCCATCCAGATGACCGGCCGCAAGGAACTCGCAGCACTCGCGCTGGCCGCCGTGATCGTGGCCGGGGCCGCCGTCACGGTCGGCAGCACTGCCTATGTCGCACCGTTCGCGGAACAGGGACCCGACCGCTGCAAGGTGCCCGGCTATGCCATCGCCATGGGCCGCGAGGATCTCTGGAAACGCCGAAACAACTGCCCGTAA
- a CDS encoding helix-turn-helix transcriptional regulator: MNIQDLEYNADEASELLGLLSSPHRLRILCLLIEGEMSVGEIADATKMRQAAVSQQLSLLRAHKIVSTRRDGTTVFYSIAHVGAQAIIETLHGIYCKPAKPQRRK, from the coding sequence ATGAATATTCAAGACTTGGAATATAACGCCGACGAGGCTTCCGAACTGCTCGGCCTGCTCAGCTCGCCGCACCGGCTGCGGATCCTGTGCCTGCTGATCGAAGGGGAGATGTCGGTCGGAGAAATCGCGGACGCCACCAAGATGCGGCAGGCCGCGGTGTCGCAACAACTTTCGTTGTTGCGCGCGCACAAGATCGTATCGACGCGGCGCGACGGCACGACGGTGTTTTATTCGATCGCCCATGTCGGCGCGCAGGCGATCATCGAAACGCTGCACGGCATCTATTGCAAACCGGCGAAGCCGCAACGGCGCAAGTAA
- a CDS encoding YeeE/YedE family protein, with translation MNSLKERAWSPYAAGVLIGLLQIPAFLLAGTALGVSSSFVTVAASILSFVDPTALAVPYFKSHVSSAKDWWQVALMGGIVLGAFISTRLAGTTRPAMSPFWPRVAGIRSFGQRFALGLGGGILLLLGARIANGCTTGHGLSGLSQLAVSSFIAVTAIFVGGIAASMFLKKV, from the coding sequence ATGAATTCCCTCAAAGAACGCGCCTGGTCGCCCTATGCGGCAGGCGTCCTGATCGGCCTCTTGCAAATCCCGGCCTTCCTGCTGGCCGGCACTGCGCTCGGCGTGTCGTCCTCTTTCGTGACGGTCGCGGCGTCCATACTCAGCTTCGTTGACCCCACGGCGCTGGCTGTTCCCTATTTCAAGAGCCACGTCTCTTCCGCAAAGGACTGGTGGCAGGTCGCGCTGATGGGCGGCATCGTGCTTGGCGCTTTCATCTCGACGCGCCTTGCGGGCACCACACGTCCTGCGATGTCGCCGTTCTGGCCGCGCGTAGCGGGGATCCGCTCTTTCGGACAACGTTTCGCACTCGGTCTTGGCGGCGGCATCCTGTTGTTGCTCGGTGCGCGTATCGCAAACGGTTGCACCACCGGCCACGGCCTTTCGGGCCTGTCGCAGCTTGCCGTGTCTTCGTTCATCGCGGTTACGGCGATTTTCGTCGGCGGCATCGCCGCCTCCATGTTCCTCAAGAAGGTCTGA